In one window of Primulina tabacum isolate GXHZ01 chromosome 8, ASM2559414v2, whole genome shotgun sequence DNA:
- the LOC142554331 gene encoding subtilisin-like protease SBT3.18, translating into SKEKAKEAIVYSYNRAFSGFAATLDASQATALKNTRGVISVFKSKTLQMHTTRSWDFMGLTLDQSEGTPLQLAYGDDIIVGVFDSGIWPESPSFKEEPRMRPIPKHWKGECVAGEEFNPKKHCNKKLIGARYYLRGFEKEFGKINKTKNFEYVSPRDAVGHGTHTASTAVGSRAKNASLHGFAQGIARGGAPRARLAVYKVCWNVSHEAKCREEDVLAAFDDALCDGVHIISASIGRSRPPLQEFFASDFDIGSFHAMQLGVSVIFSAGNSGPDPGLVVNVNPWSICVASSTMDRTFPTKILLDDDDSRYFTGEGLIRNHISGKLAKAIDYFKGGKCTEKAWNNTYVSGMVLVCFVADGGLDCEDAEYAAYLADASALICVQPLTRPVAALSIIPVVRMDVIQGTKIYRSADDITVRIFPSETAFKRSPAPVVSEFSSRGPSSISPDFLKPDISAPGSNVLAAWPPRIPPLISIFEFDNSSVAWKFDSGTSMACPHVSGVVALLKSAHPLWSPAAIRSAIMTTAYNVDITGETISVEGTTKSADPFDIGAGHINPVKALDPGLIYDMTAKDYIVFLCNINYTEEQIRSLVMTNTCPRCPSKYQPNWNINYPSITVLNLKQETTIKRTVRNVGHKKTAIYFVSIVNPNGVEVTVWPEILIFSVFREEITYLVTLKPLKNSRGRYDFGSITWSDGFHRVRSPLVVQVNNTMNELSI; encoded by the exons AGCAAAGAAAAAGCAAAGGAAGCCATCGTCTACAGCTACAACCGCGCGTTCTCAGGCTTTGCTGCGACTCTTGATGCAAGCCAAGCAACGGCTCTAAAGA ATACAAGAGGAGTTATCTCTGTGTTCAAGAGCAAAACACTGCAGATGCATACAACAAGAAGCTGGGATTTTATGGGTCTTACCCTGGATCAAAGTGAAGGAACTCCACTACAACTTGCATATGGTGATGATATCATTGTTGGAGTTTTTGACTCAG GTATCTGGCCAGAATCTCCTAGCTTCAAGGAGGAACCACGGATGAGACCTATACCAAAGCATTGGAAGGGAGAATGTGTCGCAGGGGAAGAGTTTAATCCCAAAAAGCATTGCAACAAGAAACTCATAGGAGCACGTTATTACCTCAGAGGATTCGAGAAAGAATTTGGGAagattaataaaacaaaaaatttcgAATACGTATCACCTCGTGACGCTGTTGGGCATGGAACACACACGGCTTCAACAGCAGTAGGATCGAGAGCGAAAAATGCTAGTTTACACGGTTTTGCACAGGGGATTGCACGAGGAGGAGCCCCCAGGGCTAGACTCGCAGTTTACAAAGTATGTTGGAACGTAAGTCACGAAGCAAAGTGCAGGGAAGAAGACGTTTTGGCAGCTTTCGATGACGCGTTATGCGATGGAGTACATATTATATCGGCATCTATTGGTAGAAGTAGGCCACCGTTGCAGGAATTCTTTGCATCAGATTTTGATATTGGCTCGTTCCATGCCATGCAATTGGGTGTGAGTGTGATATTTTCAGCCGGTAACAGCGGCCCGGATCCGGGCCTTGTGGTGAATGTCAATCCCTGGAGCATCTGTGTTGCTTCTTCCACCATGGATCGAACTTTTCCGACCAAGATCCTTTTGGATGATGACGACAGCCGCTATTTTACT GGTGAAGGTTTGATACGCAACCACATCAGTGGAAAATTAGCAAAAGCCATAGATTATTTCAAAGGCGG GAAATGTACAGAAAAAGCCTGGAACAATACTTATGTATCGGGTATGGTCCTCGTCTGTTTCGTGGCCGATGGAGGACTCGATTGTGAAGATGCAGAGTACGCAGCATATCTAGCCGATGCATCGGCACTCATATGCGTGCAACCATTAACCAGGCCGGTTGCGGCTCTCAGTATAATCCCCGTCGTACGCATGGATGTCATTCAAGGCACCAAAATCTACCGATCCGCCGA TGACATAACAGTGCGGATCTTTCCAAGTGAAACGGCCTTTAAAAGGTCACCGGCACCGGTGGTTTCGGAATTTTCTTCTCGAGGGCCAAGCTCAATTTCTCCAGATTTTCTGAAG CCAGATATTAGTGCACCAGGGAGCAACGTATTGGCAGCATGGCCTCCACGTATTCCTccattaatatcaatatttgaATTTGATAATAGCTCAGTCGCCTGGAAATTCGACTCGGGGACATCCATGGCTTGCCCTCATGTCTCCGGCGTCGTCGCACTCCTTAAATCCGCGCATCCACTCTGGTCCCCTGCTGCTATTAGATCCGCTATCATGACCACTG CTTACAATGTTGACATAACTGGTGAGACAATATCAGTTGAAGGAACAACAAAATCTGCTGATCCCTTTGACATAGGTGCTGGCCACATAAATCCAGTGAAGGCCTTAGATCCGGGACTAATCTACGATATGACAGCTAAAGACTACATCGTTTTTCTCTGTAACATAAACTACACCGAGGAACAAATACGATCCTTGGTCATGACCAACACATGCCCGAGATGCCCGAGCAAATACCAACCAAACTGGAACATAAATTACCCTTCGATCACCGTTCTTAATCTCAAACAGGAGACCACGATTAAACGGACAGTCCGTAACGTTGGGCACAAGAAGACAGCGATATATTTCGTTAGCATCGTGAATCCAAATGGGGTCGAGGTCACGGTCTGGCCAGAAATCTTGATATTTTCTGTTTTCAGAGAAGAAATAACATACCTTGTGACATTGAAACCATTGAAAAACAGcagagggagatatgattttggTTCGATTACTTGGTCCGACGGTTTCCATCGTGTGAGAAGTCCCCTCGTTGTTCAAGTCAATAATACTATGAATGAACTAAGTATCTGA